The Pueribacillus theae genome window below encodes:
- a CDS encoding methionine ABC transporter permease has protein sequence MISTSITSDQFMLAIYQTIHMVSISLLLGSIIGIPLAVLLVVTKPGGVIENKWIYGILNPIINIIRSVPFIILLVAIIPFTKLIVGTSIGTSAAIVPLTIYIAPYIGRLVENSLLEVNPGIIEAAEAMGATPYQIIRYFLLPEAYGSLILSITTATIGLIGATAMAGAVGAGGIGDLAIVYGYQRFDTFVVVSTVIVLVIFVQGIQSLGNVLARKARRN, from the coding sequence ATGATTTCTACTTCGATCACGTCTGATCAATTTATGTTAGCCATTTACCAAACGATTCACATGGTAAGCATTTCTTTGCTTCTTGGTTCGATTATCGGCATTCCACTTGCCGTACTTTTGGTCGTCACAAAACCGGGAGGGGTTATCGAAAATAAATGGATATACGGGATTTTAAACCCGATTATTAACATTATCCGCTCTGTTCCTTTTATTATTTTGCTTGTAGCCATCATTCCTTTTACAAAATTGATTGTCGGGACTTCAATCGGTACAAGTGCCGCGATTGTACCTTTAACAATTTATATTGCCCCCTATATCGGCAGGCTCGTTGAAAATTCGCTTCTTGAAGTCAATCCGGGAATTATCGAAGCCGCAGAAGCAATGGGGGCAACACCCTATCAAATTATACGTTATTTTCTATTGCCCGAAGCCTATGGTTCGCTTATTTTAAGTATTACAACAGCAACGATCGGCCTAATTGGCGCTACTGCAATGGCTGGCGCAGTCGGCGCGGGCGGCATCGGGGACTTGGCGATCGTTTATGGGTATCAGCGATTTGACACGTTTGTTGTCGTTTCTACTGTGATCGTACTCGTCATATTTGTACAAGGAATCCAATCATTAGGGAATGTTCTTGCACGCAAGGCGAGAAGAAATTAA
- a CDS encoding phospholipase D family protein, whose product MDKVNKRKIFILLISTFLLIYIMTMIYQIKKPLPEGLSYEGKIHNATEEDIRFLFDLTYKDGKEIKVDQQIFKQVFNTINEAEQFIVLDFFLYNGYYDKELNFPPLSETLTHKLIEKKRKNPNMPIVLITDEINTSYNSHKNEQFEKLKEAGIQIVFSDLDKLRDSIPLYSAFWRMFFKPFGQEGQGWLPNMMANQAPDMTLRSYLKLFNIKANHRKTVVTDKTALVLSGNPHDASAYHSNIAFELKGSIIRDLLASEQAVASYSNGPQLPSASSVEKPEGDHTVQLLTEGKVLKHVLQEIKETKAGDELWLGMFYIAERKVIDAIYSASERGVNIKMILDPNENAFGNKKSGLPNRPVAREFNEKSSGKINIRWYNTTNEQYHPKLMYIRKQNQAVIIGGSTNFTARNLDDLNLETNVKISAPLNSSITRETNDYFNKLWNNENGDFTLGFDKYQDTLTPLQRIIYAIQKTTRFTTF is encoded by the coding sequence ATGGATAAAGTAAACAAAAGAAAAATATTCATCTTACTTATTAGCACTTTTTTGCTGATTTATATCATGACCATGATTTATCAAATAAAAAAGCCACTTCCTGAAGGATTATCCTATGAAGGAAAAATTCACAACGCAACAGAAGAAGATATTCGTTTTCTATTTGATTTGACATATAAAGACGGAAAAGAAATAAAGGTTGACCAACAAATTTTTAAGCAAGTTTTTAACACAATCAATGAAGCGGAACAGTTTATCGTTTTAGATTTCTTTTTATACAACGGCTATTACGATAAGGAGTTAAATTTTCCCCCGCTAAGTGAAACATTGACTCACAAGCTAATTGAGAAAAAGAGAAAAAATCCGAACATGCCAATTGTCTTAATTACAGATGAAATAAATACGTCTTACAACTCTCATAAAAATGAACAATTCGAGAAGCTAAAAGAAGCCGGTATTCAGATCGTTTTTTCCGATTTGGATAAACTGCGTGATTCCATCCCACTTTACTCAGCTTTTTGGCGTATGTTTTTCAAGCCTTTTGGCCAGGAAGGCCAAGGCTGGCTTCCAAATATGATGGCCAATCAAGCCCCGGATATGACATTACGCTCATATTTAAAACTATTTAACATTAAGGCAAATCATCGCAAAACAGTTGTGACAGATAAAACAGCCCTCGTTCTTTCCGGAAATCCACACGATGCAAGCGCCTACCACTCAAACATCGCGTTCGAATTAAAAGGATCAATCATTCGTGATCTATTGGCGTCTGAACAAGCAGTAGCCTCCTATTCCAATGGACCTCAACTGCCTTCCGCCTCAAGTGTCGAGAAGCCCGAGGGCGACCATACCGTTCAATTACTCACAGAAGGAAAGGTGTTAAAACATGTCCTGCAAGAAATTAAAGAAACTAAGGCTGGCGACGAGTTATGGCTTGGAATGTTCTATATTGCCGAAAGAAAAGTAATAGATGCCATCTATTCGGCATCTGAGCGCGGAGTCAACATCAAGATGATTTTAGACCCGAATGAAAATGCGTTCGGCAATAAAAAAAGTGGATTGCCAAATCGACCCGTCGCTCGCGAATTTAACGAAAAATCAAGCGGAAAAATCAATATTCGATGGTATAACACAACAAACGAACAATATCATCCAAAATTGATGTATATAAGAAAACAAAATCAAGCCGTCATAATAGGAGGTTCGACAAATTTCACCGCTCGGAATCTTGACGATCTTAATCTCGAAACAAACGTCAAAATTTCAGCCCCTCTCAACTCTTCCATTACGAGGGAAACGAACGATTATTTTAACAAACTTTGGAACAACGAAAATGGAGATTTTACCTTAGGCTTTGACAAATACCAAGACACATTGACACCTCTTCAGCGGATCATATACGCCATACAAAAAACCACAAGATTTACGACATTTTAA
- the lhgO gene encoding L-2-hydroxyglutarate oxidase — protein MFDLAIIGGGIVGLSTGMSFLNRFPNSRIVIIEKETDWATHQTGHNSGVIHSGIYYKPGSFKARFAKEGNKAMVDFCEKHGITYDVCGKVIVAAEKAELPLLDRLYERGLQNGLQVRKVDSSELKEIEPHVNGLGAIQVKDSGIVDYVQVAHKFAELIRDGGGELRLSTTVEKIAETENEVVIETNRGTIHSRFLVNCAGLQSDRIARMAGLYTDMKIVPFRGEYYTLSPEKRYLVNHLIYPVPNPDFPFLGVHFTRMINGEVHAGPNAVLAFKREGYSKQNIDVKDLVEVLSYSGFWKLAMPNMKEGMKELIRSFSKKAFLNSLRRLIPELNESDIVPTEAGVRAQALKHDGSMVDDFAIFPGKSSLHVCNAPSPAATASIMIGNEIVNRISERIAGRTHVQVTM, from the coding sequence ATGTTCGATCTCGCAATTATCGGCGGAGGGATCGTTGGGTTGTCCACTGGGATGTCCTTTCTTAACCGTTTTCCAAATTCCCGTATCGTGATTATTGAAAAAGAAACGGATTGGGCGACGCATCAAACGGGGCATAATAGCGGTGTTATCCATTCTGGCATTTATTATAAACCTGGCAGTTTCAAAGCTAGATTCGCTAAAGAAGGAAATAAAGCAATGGTAGATTTTTGTGAAAAACATGGCATTACCTATGATGTATGCGGAAAAGTAATAGTAGCAGCTGAGAAGGCGGAGCTTCCGCTATTAGACAGGCTTTATGAACGGGGATTACAGAATGGGCTCCAAGTCAGAAAGGTTGATAGCAGCGAATTAAAAGAAATTGAACCGCATGTTAATGGATTGGGTGCGATTCAAGTAAAAGATAGCGGCATCGTCGATTACGTTCAAGTGGCTCATAAGTTTGCAGAGCTTATAAGAGACGGAGGAGGCGAATTGCGCTTATCGACAACCGTTGAGAAAATCGCCGAGACGGAAAATGAAGTAGTGATCGAGACAAACCGCGGAACCATTCATTCTCGCTTTCTCGTAAATTGCGCCGGCCTGCAAAGCGATCGAATTGCAAGAATGGCAGGTCTGTATACGGATATGAAAATAGTACCTTTCCGAGGGGAATACTACACGCTCTCACCTGAAAAGCGCTATCTCGTAAACCATTTAATCTATCCAGTGCCGAATCCCGATTTCCCGTTTTTGGGGGTTCATTTTACGAGAATGATAAACGGCGAAGTGCATGCGGGACCGAATGCAGTTCTCGCTTTTAAACGGGAAGGGTATTCAAAGCAAAACATTGATGTGAAAGACTTAGTGGAGGTATTGTCATATTCTGGATTTTGGAAATTGGCAATGCCAAATATGAAAGAAGGAATGAAAGAATTAATCCGTTCTTTCAGCAAAAAAGCTTTTCTTAATAGTTTGAGGAGGCTTATTCCTGAGCTGAATGAAAGCGACATTGTTCCGACAGAAGCTGGGGTGAGGGCTCAGGCACTTAAGCATGACGGAAGTATGGTAGATGATTTCGCGATCTTTCCGGGAAAAAGCTCGCTGCACGTCTGTAATGCACCATCGCCAGCAGCCACAGCATCAATCATGATCGGAAATGAGATTGTCAACCGGATATCAGAACGCATAGCAGGCAGGACGCATGTGCAAGTTACCATGTAA